TAATCCATTTCTCTTTTAAGCCACTTGTgtcaattgttataaattcttCAATTACTAATTCATATTCAGGTGGCTTAATCTCTGATACATCTTCAtctataattacatttttggaCGACTTTGAAGATGCTTTACTTAGTTTTTCTTTACCTTTAACtttgccttttttatttttttcagagcTAATTTCACTAATGGTTTCATCTAAATCATTGCAGATGCGGCGTTTTTCACAGTTTGTAATGAGTATATATGATCCATCTGGACGTAATATTTCAATGTCACCctctattttaaatacaattacttCGCCATTTAAACTTATACACCGCATTTCTTCACTTAAGTTTGATATTGTggctatattatattgtttaatatgagATATTTGGTGAGAGTTATGTTCATGAATAGTTTCCGTGACAAGGCCATTAGGCCATGTGACAAGTAACGAGTAGAAAGAAATAGTTTCAAATAACTGAGGAATAGTATTGCTAAGTTTGGATGATAAGTTTGGTGACTTGACGGTGCTTTCTTTCTGCTTAGCATTTTCCAGAGAAACATTTGCCAATGTAGGTAACGGTACTTCataagtttgttttttaacataaataattacattgtttttagtaataattctaaaagATTCGCAAGTATCAACTGTTTCAGGTTTTAGAGAATCTCCCAGAGCCTTATGCAGCCAAAATGTGTTATCACGATTACCcggaattatatttaagcttATATATTCTAGGTTATTTGGTATCATCAATGAATATGCGCTTGTAACTCGAGTTCCGTCTtgggaaaaatatattgaatcttTTCCAAACACTTCAACTCTTCTATCACCCAAATCATAACCAGAAAACGGTTTTTTAGGAGTCTCTACAATCATGGCAGATTCAGTAGTTTGTAAGCTTTTTAGAGGTTTTGGCGTTGAAGTTGTTGGTGACTTAGCTTTTTTACTACTTTTAGATTCCATTTCCGACTCTGAAGGAGATTTAGTAGACTTTTTAAATTCCGATACCGGGATTTCAGAATCTTCTGGCTCCTCATTTTCAGCTTCAATCAATTCTTTGTGTTTTAAAGATCCCTCTATAAGAAGTTCCATTTGAATATCGGAATTTTCAACACAAGATTTCGCAGTTACTTCACCAGTTAGCACTTTACATTCTGACTCTGACTTTAAAGCCATTTCTTCATCGTAGATTTTTTCTTCCTTTTGTATCCAATCGTATTGTTCCCCAAgaacaaagtcaaaaaagtCTTGTAAACATAATGGAGTCGGCAAATGACAATGCCACTCTTCGATAGATATACCATCGGAATCATGACTATTAAAAAACATCATAATAAGGCAGTCCGTTACTTCACAATACTTGTAGTCTAagcagttatatttataaaaggcttcgGTCATTGTTTGAAAAGCACAAGACCCACTAAAATCTTCgaaatattcaaaatcatCAATAATGTGAGCAACAGGTGTACGATTAGCTATTTCAGCTGCCGAAACCAGCTCGCTTATATCAGGACATTCAAAAAGAAATTTCATTCGATATGTTTCTTCATCACTGTTAGGAGACCCCACGTTGTCTTCATTACTCTTAAGCATTGAAGGAAACGACGGAGACGTCGAACTCCATACACGGCACACAGAAGAACATTTTGGAAGTGGTTCGGCAAGAATACTACGTTTCAGATATGTCTTCTTAAACTCAGTTAGTGTACTTATTGGTAAATGGCgcttttttaaagaacttctattattgtataatttacgGCAAGCTAAAATATGCAAAAGTCTATTCAATTCTGTAGTTTCTACATCAGTTCTGTCAAAACACGATAgaagaatattaatatgaaattgaatttttgcTTCCAACTCGCCTCTAGGGTAATCATAATTAaaccataaattatttgtaggcATCCCgaataacatacattttaccAAATTATCTAGATTTAAATTTCCTAGatgaaaagtattatatttaactacatccccaaaatttataattaaaggatTTTTATGGTTTTCGTATTCTTCACCGTAACTAATACGATATGATTTTGTCCTTACATCAGTGCTGCACAATGCATTAAACACACCTTTTACTAAATGTTCCGCTTTATCCGCCTTGTCGtcattttttgaattttgacgAGGTTGGTTTATAGTTACAGCTGTAGATAGTGAAGTTTGACTTGTAGTTTCGCCATAATAGTCATTTTTAGAAACCGTTTGTAAAATGCTAtctaaaatagaataaatggTCATGCACTCTAAAGGAATATCTTGAATAAGCCGGCAATAAAAGGTATTAAACTTTTCGTCACTTTCATCTTCTGGTACATTTACAATATCtacattttctaaataatgaatatgttGCCTTGTCAAATCTTGAACATCGTACATGAGATAACATAGTTCATCATAAATTTTTTCAGACTCACCCGATAAGTTTTCATTCTGCCAGTAAGGAGGAGAATACACTAAAAAAGCAGTACCTTTAAAATAATCGGCtgattgtttttgtattcttAATTGCTGCAAATCTTCCCAAAACTTTAAAGACTGTTCCATTATAAGATCCGTTTGACTTTGGCCACGTTTCGTTGCTCGAAATAAACTCGACGGTATTCTAATCTCGGCCGGGTTAATTCGGATTTGTACTACGGCTGTCAAAGgaattcctatttttataagaCTTTCAGCAAGGTATGGTTCAACAAATCCTGTGACAGCAACATAAATGTTAGGTCCATCTATAGGGAAATCGTCTACGTATACTTTGTCTCTCCACTCTTCACCTCTTACTCGAAGTTGCGTGTTGTACTTTTTATCTTCATCTGTTTCTGGAAGCTCTGGAAATTCCTGGTCTCCCTTTTTACCTTTACCTTTCGGGACTTCCGTGGGCGGTTCAACTTTTTCGggtaatttaacaataacagTTCCTCGAACCTCTGCCTTGTTAATCATAGTGTTAGACTCACGCCGAATACCTTCTCTGACTTCAAGCTTCTGgcgtttaataaaaaggtattcatctttcattttcaatatcaatttttttattattaaagctaaAATATCCGCCGGAATATCacgtttttcttttaaataagacTGGCCTTCTTCGAATACTCTAAGATTCTCatccttaatttttttttccccACCTAATTGATTAACCATAAATATCGTTTCAGTTTtgcagatattttttataacaaatcgTCTTTCTTCCGCTGCATATAcctcaaatttatttaaatatagtctATCTTGGTCACTTCCAGCTgcctcaaataaaattactttaacttTCCATGTATCATCATCTAATGCGGCTTCTTCAATGCAGGTGCGCCAGAGATATTCATCCTCTGTATCTTTGCCAGGTTTTTTAGGCCCcatattataacatatgtagttgtttaatttaaaacaatctatatgcttttctataaaaaactatcaataaatattatgaaatgatAACAATCAAAGTTCACAATAGCAAACAGTGACATATGTGTCAATAAGgcttaaaatttacttttttataaggtttttttaaaaccttctaaaaatctataaaaaat
Above is a genomic segment from Pieris rapae chromosome Z, ilPieRapa1.1, whole genome shotgun sequence containing:
- the LOC123690581 gene encoding uncharacterized protein LOC123690581 yields the protein MGPKKPGKDTEDEYLWRTCIEEAALDDDTWKVKVILFEAAGSDQDRLYLNKFEVYAAEERRFVIKNICKTETIFMVNQLGGEKKIKDENLRVFEEGQSYLKEKRDIPADILALIIKKLILKMKDEYLFIKRQKLEVREGIRRESNTMINKAEVRGTVIVKLPEKVEPPTEVPKGKGKKGDQEFPELPETDEDKKYNTQLRVRGEEWRDKVYVDDFPIDGPNIYVAVTGFVEPYLAESLIKIGIPLTAVVQIRINPAEIRIPSSLFRATKRGQSQTDLIMEQSLKFWEDLQQLRIQKQSADYFKGTAFLVYSPPYWQNENLSGESEKIYDELCYLMYDVQDLTRQHIHYLENVDIVNVPEDESDEKFNTFYCRLIQDIPLECMTIYSILDSILQTVSKNDYYGETTSQTSLSTAVTINQPRQNSKNDDKADKAEHLVKGVFNALCSTDVRTKSYRISYGEEYENHKNPLIINFGDVVKYNTFHLGNLNLDNLVKCMLFGMPTNNLWFNYDYPRGELEAKIQFHINILLSCFDRTDVETTELNRLLHILACRKLYNNRSSLKKRHLPISTLTEFKKTYLKRSILAEPLPKCSSVCRVWSSTSPSFPSMLKSNEDNVGSPNSDEETYRMKFLFECPDISELVSAAEIANRTPVAHIIDDFEYFEDFSGSCAFQTMTEAFYKYNCLDYKYCEVTDCLIMMFFNSHDSDGISIEEWHCHLPTPLCLQDFFDFVLGEQYDWIQKEEKIYDEEMALKSESECKVLTGEVTAKSCVENSDIQMELLIEGSLKHKELIEAENEEPEDSEIPVSEFKKSTKSPSESEMESKSSKKAKSPTTSTPKPLKSLQTTESAMIVETPKKPFSGYDLGDRRVEVFGKDSIYFSQDGTRVTSAYSLMIPNNLEYISLNIIPGNRDNTFWLHKALGDSLKPETVDTCESFRIITKNNVIIYVKKQTYEVPLPTLANVSLENAKQKESTVKSPNLSSKLSNTIPQLFETISFYSLLVTWPNGLVTETIHEHNSHQISHIKQYNIATISNLSEEMRCISLNGEVIVFKIEGDIEILRPDGSYILITNCEKRRICNDLDETISEISSEKNKKGKVKGKEKLSKASSKSSKNVIIDEDVSEIKPPEYELVIEEFITIDTSGLKEKWINDNSFFMEKLLVRTATDYCLGEVFSRRMDGTHILLNKEGLQSVTFSNGTRIISQYFIEDEEVYTEWNEEELLYFSLIDSDTGENETLKSESQKSVDLEEADNSSSYVSESSKKIEEEFTNTPRTDGFISVQILYTIEHPNFTTVTINKSSGNVTIDSPNETSVTINNKNNFNFFLDKVTTACFNGENLDITYEACSGCQSKTKCTAKIKAEEMSSVTQVQRSWLKMEDSFGKKIVVNDEGSISVSCEAVSEEFFVVDETCQNEESVQAGKKPSLNKSASTTSKHGKCREMYQAKNMRYFILKR